A stretch of the Coturnix japonica isolate 7356 chromosome 27, Coturnix japonica 2.1, whole genome shotgun sequence genome encodes the following:
- the CSF3 gene encoding granulocyte colony-stimulating factor — MCCLTHVLALALVLGALWQALHGAPLAELSGDHDFQLFLHKNLEFTRKIRGDVAALQRVVCDTFQLCTEEELQLVRPDPPLMQAPLDQCHKRGFQAEVCFGQIRAGLHSYHDSLGTVLQLLPEHTALVETLQLDAANLSSNIQQQMEDLGLDTVTLPAQQRSPPPAFSTRFQQQVGGFFILANFQRFLETAYRALRHLARL; from the exons TGGTGCTGGGCGCCCTGTGGCAGGCGCTTCATGGGGCTCCTCTGGCCGAGCTCTCTGGGGACCACGacttccagctcttcctgcacAAGAACCTGGAGTTCACCCGCAAGATCAGGGGGGACGTGGCCGCTCTGCAGCGCGTGGTG TGTGACACCTTCCAGCTGTGCAcggaggaagagctgcagctggtcCGGCCGGACCCCCCCCTTATGCAGGCACCGCTGGATCAGTGCCACAAACGCGGCTTCCAGGCG GAGGTTTGTTTCGGTCAGATCCGAGCCGGGTTACACTCGTACCACGACTCGCTGGGCACcgtcctgcagctgctgcccgAGCACACGGCGCTGGTGGAGACGCTGCAGTTGGACGCCGCCAACCTGTCGTCCAACATCCAGCAGCAG ATGGAGGATCTGGGCCTGGACACGGTGACTCTCCCCGCCCAGCAGCGCAGCCCCCCGCCCGCTTTCTCCACCCGTTTCCAGCAGCAGGTCGGAGGATTCTTCATCCTCGCCAACTTCCAGCGCTTCCTGGAGACGGCGTACCGAGCGCTGCGCCACCTCGCCCGGCTCTGA
- the MED24 gene encoding mediator of RNA polymerase II transcription subunit 24 isoform X3, with the protein MGHQHEALLPPRSHVGHPEPGRSGGVTALIWASIGTPTLIEALLEQAMIGPSPNPLILSYLKYAISSQMVSYSTVLTAISKFDDFSRDLCVQSLLEIMDMFCDRLSCHGRAEECIGLCRALMSALNWLLRCAAFYAEKVKEMLEQVAAEGQMKMCLERLEKMLGSTKNRALIHIAQLEETSSWNAVEQSLLKLEESLNGLSNSALRSQADDCISLIKSIPTMLSVRSEQLNKTGFPTVHAVVLLEGTMNLTGEIQPLVEQLMMVKRMQRIPSPLFMLEIWKACFVGLIESPEGTEELKWTAFTFLKIPQVLVELKNYPHGDKDFTEDVNCAFEFLLKLTPLLDKADQRCNCNCMSLLLQECSKQGLLSEANMTNLTEKRKADREDAPQLQSAENANIQPNPRLILRAEPTVTNILKTMDADHSKSPEGLLGVLGHMLSGKSLDLLLAAAAATGKLKSFAWKFIKLNEFTKHISTENSKSAPVRALLFDISFLMLCHVAQTYGSEVILSESRPADEVPFFETWMLTCMPEEGKILNPDHPCFRPDSTKVESLVALLNNSSEMKLVQMNWHEVCLSISAAILEILNAWENSVLTFESIQKITDNIKGKVCSMAVCAVAWLVAHVRMLGLDEREKSLQMIRQLATPLYGDNTLQFYNERVVIMSSILEHMCADVLQQTATQIKFPSTGMDTIPYWNLLPPKKPIKEVLTSVFTKVLEKGWVDSHSIHIFDTLLHMGGVYWFCNNLVKELLKETRKEHTLRAVELLYAIFCLDMQQLTLTLLGHILPNLLTDSSKWHTLMDPPGKALAKLSVWCALSSYSSHNKGQASARQKKRHREDIEDYISLFPLDDTRPSKLMRLLSSNEEDANILSSPNRSMSSSLSASQLHAVSMRDPLNRVLANLFLLISSILGSKTAGTHTQFVQWFMEECVDCLEQGSHGSILQFMPFTMVSELVKVSTMSSPKIVLAITDLGLPLGRRVAAKAIAAL; encoded by the exons AAGCTCTGCTCGAGCAGGCGATGATCGGGCCGTCTCCGAACCCACTCATCTTGTCCTACCTGAAATACGCTATCAGCTCCCAG ATGGTGTCTTATTCCACGGTGCTGACGGCCATCAGCAAG TTTGACGACTTCTCCCGGGACCTGTGTGTGCAGTCGCTGCTGGAGATCATGGACATGTTCTGCGACCGCCTCAG CTGCCATGGCAGGGCAGAGGAGTGCATTGGTTTGTGCCGGGCACTGATGAGTGCCTTGAACTGGCTCCTGCGCTGCGCGGCCTTCTATGCCGAGAAGGTGAaggagatgctggagcaggtggcagcagaggggcagatgAAGATGTGCCTGGAACGGCTGGAGAAAATGCTGGGCAGCACCAAGAACCGAGCCCTGATCCACATTGCCCAGCTGGAGGAGACGT CCTCCTGGAATGCCGTAGAGCAATCCCTCCTCAAGCTAGAGGAAAGTCTGAATGGCCTCAGCAACTCTGCGCTGCGAAGCCAAGCTGATGACTGCATATCCCTCATCAAGAG CATCCCCACCATGCTATCAGTTCgctctgagcagctgaacaAGACTGGCTTCCCCACTGTGcatgctgtggtgctgctggaggggacCATGAACCTCACAGGAGAGATCCAGCCTCTGGTGGAGCAGCTGATGATGGTGAAGAGGATGCAG CGCATCCCCTCCCCGCTCTTCATGCTGGAGATCTGGAAGGCGTGTTTTGTGGGCCTCATCGAGTCCCCAGAGGGCACAGAGGAGCTGAAGTGGACAGCCTTTACCTTCCTGAAG ATCCCTCAGGTCCTGGTTGAACTGAAGAACTATCCCCATGGGGATAAG GATTTCACAGAGGATGTGAACTGCGCCTTCGAGTTCCTGCTGAAGCTGACCCCGCTGCTTGACAAAGCAGATCAACGATGCAA ctgcaaCTGCATGAGTCTGCTCCTGCAGGAGTGCAGCAAACAGGGGCTGCTCTCCGAAGCCAACATGACCAACCTGACTGAAAAACG CAAAGCAGACAGGGAAGATGCTCCACAGTTGCAGTCGGCAGAGAACGCCAACATCCAGCCAAACCCCAGGCTCATCCTGAGGGCCGAGCCGACTGTCACCAACATCCTGAAG acCATGGATGCAGATCACTCCAAATCCCCCGAGGGCCTGCTGGGGGTCCTGGGTCACATGCTGTCTGGGAAAAGCTTGgacctgctgctggcagcagcagcagcaacgGGCAAACTGAAATCCTTTGCTTGGAAGTTCATCAA GCTGAATGAATTCACCAAGCACATCAGTACGGAAAACT CCAAATCCGCCCCGGTTCGGGCCCTTCTCTTTGACATCTCGTTCCTCATGCTGTGCCATGTGGCCCAGACCTACGGCTCGGAG GTGATCCTGTCAGAGTCGAGGCCAGCAGATGAGGTGCCCTTCTTTGAGACGTGGATGCTGACCTGCATGCCCGAGGAGGGCAAGATCCTCAACCCTGACCATCCCTGCTTCCGCCCTGACTCCACCAAGGTGGAATCCCTCGTCGCCCTCCTCAACAACTCCTCTGAGATGAAGCTGGT GCAGATGAATTGGCACGAGGTGTGTCTGAGCATCTCAGCTGCCATCCTGGAGATCCTCAATGCCTGGGAGAACAGTGTGCTCACCTTCGAGTCCATCCAG AAAATCACAGACAACATCAAGGGCAAGGTGTGCAGCATGGCAGTGTGTGCCGTGGCCTGGCTGGTCGCCCACGTCCGCATGCTGGGCTTGGATGAGCGTGAGAAATCCCTGCAGATGATCCGGCAATTGGCCACCCCGCTGTACGGAGACAACACGCTGCAGTTCTACAACGAGCG TGTGGTGATCATGAGCTCCATCCTGGAGCACATGTGTGCGGATGTCCTGCAGCAGACGGCCACGCAGATCAAGTTCCCCTCCACGGGCATGGACACCATCCCATACTGGAACCTGCTCCCCCCCAAGAAGCCCATCAAGGAGGTGCTGACGAGTGTGTTCACCAAGGTGCTGGAGAAGGGCTGGGTCGACAGTCACTCCATCCACATCTTTGACACCCTGCTGCACATGGGAGGCGTCTACTGGTTCTGCAACAACCTGGTCAAG gagctgctgaaggagaCACGGAAGGAGCACACGCTGCgagctgtggagctgctctATGCCATCTTCTGCCTGGACATGCAGCAACTGACACTGACCCTGCTGGGCCACATCCTGCCCAACCTGCTCACTGATTCCTCCAAGTGGCACACACTTATGGACCCTCCAGGGAAGGCTCTGGCTAA GCTCTCTGTCTGGTGTGCTCTGAGCTCCTATTCCTCCCACAACAAGGGCCAGGCGTCTGCCAGGCAGAAGAAGAGGCACCGAGAGGACATTGAG GACTACATCAGCCTGTTCCCGTTGGACGACACGCGGCCCTCCAAGCTCATGCGCCTGCTCAGCTCCAATGAGGAAGATGCCAACATCCTCTCCAGCCCCa ATCGCTCCATGAGCAGCTCCCTGTCTGCATCCCAGCTGCACGCTGTCAGCATGAGGGACCCTCTGAACAGAGTGCTGG CAAACCTCTTCCTGCTCATCTCCTCCATCCTGGGCTCCAAGACGGCTGGCACTCACACGCAGTTTGTGCAGTGGTTCATGGAGGAATGTGTGGACTGCCTGGAGCAGGGCAGCCACGGCAGCATCCTGCAGTTCATGCCTTTCACTATG GTTTCAGAGCTGGTGAAAGTATCCACCATGTCCAGTCCCAAAATCGTCCTGGCCATCACGGATCTGGGTCTGCCCCTGGGCCGCCGCGTCGCTGCCAAAGCCATCGCTGCACTGTGA
- the MED24 gene encoding mediator of RNA polymerase II transcription subunit 24 isoform X1, producing the protein MRPLSIPTELSHEGGEPEAGHPAGLEGALERLPMGHQHEALLPPRSHVGHPEPGRSGGVTALIWASIGTPTLIEALLEQAMIGPSPNPLILSYLKYAISSQMVSYSTVLTAISKFDDFSRDLCVQSLLEIMDMFCDRLSCHGRAEECIGLCRALMSALNWLLRCAAFYAEKVKEMLEQVAAEGQMKMCLERLEKMLGSTKNRALIHIAQLEETSSWNAVEQSLLKLEESLNGLSNSALRSQADDCISLIKSIPTMLSVRSEQLNKTGFPTVHAVVLLEGTMNLTGEIQPLVEQLMMVKRMQRIPSPLFMLEIWKACFVGLIESPEGTEELKWTAFTFLKIPQVLVELKNYPHGDKDFTEDVNCAFEFLLKLTPLLDKADQRCNCNCMSLLLQECSKQGLLSEANMTNLTEKRKADREDAPQLQSAENANIQPNPRLILRAEPTVTNILKTMDADHSKSPEGLLGVLGHMLSGKSLDLLLAAAAATGKLKSFAWKFIKLNEFTKHISTENSKSAPVRALLFDISFLMLCHVAQTYGSEVILSESRPADEVPFFETWMLTCMPEEGKILNPDHPCFRPDSTKVESLVALLNNSSEMKLVQMNWHEVCLSISAAILEILNAWENSVLTFESIQKITDNIKGKVCSMAVCAVAWLVAHVRMLGLDEREKSLQMIRQLATPLYGDNTLQFYNERVVIMSSILEHMCADVLQQTATQIKFPSTGMDTIPYWNLLPPKKPIKEVLTSVFTKVLEKGWVDSHSIHIFDTLLHMGGVYWFCNNLVKELLKETRKEHTLRAVELLYAIFCLDMQQLTLTLLGHILPNLLTDSSKWHTLMDPPGKALAKLSVWCALSSYSSHNKGQASARQKKRHREDIEDYISLFPLDDTRPSKLMRLLSSNEEDANILSSPNRSMSSSLSASQLHAVSMRDPLNRVLANLFLLISSILGSKTAGTHTQFVQWFMEECVDCLEQGSHGSILQFMPFTMVSELVKVSTMSSPKIVLAITDLGLPLGRRVAAKAIAAL; encoded by the exons AAGCTCTGCTCGAGCAGGCGATGATCGGGCCGTCTCCGAACCCACTCATCTTGTCCTACCTGAAATACGCTATCAGCTCCCAG ATGGTGTCTTATTCCACGGTGCTGACGGCCATCAGCAAG TTTGACGACTTCTCCCGGGACCTGTGTGTGCAGTCGCTGCTGGAGATCATGGACATGTTCTGCGACCGCCTCAG CTGCCATGGCAGGGCAGAGGAGTGCATTGGTTTGTGCCGGGCACTGATGAGTGCCTTGAACTGGCTCCTGCGCTGCGCGGCCTTCTATGCCGAGAAGGTGAaggagatgctggagcaggtggcagcagaggggcagatgAAGATGTGCCTGGAACGGCTGGAGAAAATGCTGGGCAGCACCAAGAACCGAGCCCTGATCCACATTGCCCAGCTGGAGGAGACGT CCTCCTGGAATGCCGTAGAGCAATCCCTCCTCAAGCTAGAGGAAAGTCTGAATGGCCTCAGCAACTCTGCGCTGCGAAGCCAAGCTGATGACTGCATATCCCTCATCAAGAG CATCCCCACCATGCTATCAGTTCgctctgagcagctgaacaAGACTGGCTTCCCCACTGTGcatgctgtggtgctgctggaggggacCATGAACCTCACAGGAGAGATCCAGCCTCTGGTGGAGCAGCTGATGATGGTGAAGAGGATGCAG CGCATCCCCTCCCCGCTCTTCATGCTGGAGATCTGGAAGGCGTGTTTTGTGGGCCTCATCGAGTCCCCAGAGGGCACAGAGGAGCTGAAGTGGACAGCCTTTACCTTCCTGAAG ATCCCTCAGGTCCTGGTTGAACTGAAGAACTATCCCCATGGGGATAAG GATTTCACAGAGGATGTGAACTGCGCCTTCGAGTTCCTGCTGAAGCTGACCCCGCTGCTTGACAAAGCAGATCAACGATGCAA ctgcaaCTGCATGAGTCTGCTCCTGCAGGAGTGCAGCAAACAGGGGCTGCTCTCCGAAGCCAACATGACCAACCTGACTGAAAAACG CAAAGCAGACAGGGAAGATGCTCCACAGTTGCAGTCGGCAGAGAACGCCAACATCCAGCCAAACCCCAGGCTCATCCTGAGGGCCGAGCCGACTGTCACCAACATCCTGAAG acCATGGATGCAGATCACTCCAAATCCCCCGAGGGCCTGCTGGGGGTCCTGGGTCACATGCTGTCTGGGAAAAGCTTGgacctgctgctggcagcagcagcagcaacgGGCAAACTGAAATCCTTTGCTTGGAAGTTCATCAA GCTGAATGAATTCACCAAGCACATCAGTACGGAAAACT CCAAATCCGCCCCGGTTCGGGCCCTTCTCTTTGACATCTCGTTCCTCATGCTGTGCCATGTGGCCCAGACCTACGGCTCGGAG GTGATCCTGTCAGAGTCGAGGCCAGCAGATGAGGTGCCCTTCTTTGAGACGTGGATGCTGACCTGCATGCCCGAGGAGGGCAAGATCCTCAACCCTGACCATCCCTGCTTCCGCCCTGACTCCACCAAGGTGGAATCCCTCGTCGCCCTCCTCAACAACTCCTCTGAGATGAAGCTGGT GCAGATGAATTGGCACGAGGTGTGTCTGAGCATCTCAGCTGCCATCCTGGAGATCCTCAATGCCTGGGAGAACAGTGTGCTCACCTTCGAGTCCATCCAG AAAATCACAGACAACATCAAGGGCAAGGTGTGCAGCATGGCAGTGTGTGCCGTGGCCTGGCTGGTCGCCCACGTCCGCATGCTGGGCTTGGATGAGCGTGAGAAATCCCTGCAGATGATCCGGCAATTGGCCACCCCGCTGTACGGAGACAACACGCTGCAGTTCTACAACGAGCG TGTGGTGATCATGAGCTCCATCCTGGAGCACATGTGTGCGGATGTCCTGCAGCAGACGGCCACGCAGATCAAGTTCCCCTCCACGGGCATGGACACCATCCCATACTGGAACCTGCTCCCCCCCAAGAAGCCCATCAAGGAGGTGCTGACGAGTGTGTTCACCAAGGTGCTGGAGAAGGGCTGGGTCGACAGTCACTCCATCCACATCTTTGACACCCTGCTGCACATGGGAGGCGTCTACTGGTTCTGCAACAACCTGGTCAAG gagctgctgaaggagaCACGGAAGGAGCACACGCTGCgagctgtggagctgctctATGCCATCTTCTGCCTGGACATGCAGCAACTGACACTGACCCTGCTGGGCCACATCCTGCCCAACCTGCTCACTGATTCCTCCAAGTGGCACACACTTATGGACCCTCCAGGGAAGGCTCTGGCTAA GCTCTCTGTCTGGTGTGCTCTGAGCTCCTATTCCTCCCACAACAAGGGCCAGGCGTCTGCCAGGCAGAAGAAGAGGCACCGAGAGGACATTGAG GACTACATCAGCCTGTTCCCGTTGGACGACACGCGGCCCTCCAAGCTCATGCGCCTGCTCAGCTCCAATGAGGAAGATGCCAACATCCTCTCCAGCCCCa ATCGCTCCATGAGCAGCTCCCTGTCTGCATCCCAGCTGCACGCTGTCAGCATGAGGGACCCTCTGAACAGAGTGCTGG CAAACCTCTTCCTGCTCATCTCCTCCATCCTGGGCTCCAAGACGGCTGGCACTCACACGCAGTTTGTGCAGTGGTTCATGGAGGAATGTGTGGACTGCCTGGAGCAGGGCAGCCACGGCAGCATCCTGCAGTTCATGCCTTTCACTATG GTTTCAGAGCTGGTGAAAGTATCCACCATGTCCAGTCCCAAAATCGTCCTGGCCATCACGGATCTGGGTCTGCCCCTGGGCCGCCGCGTCGCTGCCAAAGCCATCGCTGCACTGTGA
- the MED24 gene encoding mediator of RNA polymerase II transcription subunit 24 isoform X2 produces MKVVNLKQAILQAWKERWSDYQWAINMKRFFPRGATWDILNLAEALLEQAMIGPSPNPLILSYLKYAISSQMVSYSTVLTAISKFDDFSRDLCVQSLLEIMDMFCDRLSCHGRAEECIGLCRALMSALNWLLRCAAFYAEKVKEMLEQVAAEGQMKMCLERLEKMLGSTKNRALIHIAQLEETSSWNAVEQSLLKLEESLNGLSNSALRSQADDCISLIKSIPTMLSVRSEQLNKTGFPTVHAVVLLEGTMNLTGEIQPLVEQLMMVKRMQRIPSPLFMLEIWKACFVGLIESPEGTEELKWTAFTFLKIPQVLVELKNYPHGDKDFTEDVNCAFEFLLKLTPLLDKADQRCNCNCMSLLLQECSKQGLLSEANMTNLTEKRKADREDAPQLQSAENANIQPNPRLILRAEPTVTNILKTMDADHSKSPEGLLGVLGHMLSGKSLDLLLAAAAATGKLKSFAWKFIKLNEFTKHISTENSKSAPVRALLFDISFLMLCHVAQTYGSEVILSESRPADEVPFFETWMLTCMPEEGKILNPDHPCFRPDSTKVESLVALLNNSSEMKLVQMNWHEVCLSISAAILEILNAWENSVLTFESIQKITDNIKGKVCSMAVCAVAWLVAHVRMLGLDEREKSLQMIRQLATPLYGDNTLQFYNERVVIMSSILEHMCADVLQQTATQIKFPSTGMDTIPYWNLLPPKKPIKEVLTSVFTKVLEKGWVDSHSIHIFDTLLHMGGVYWFCNNLVKELLKETRKEHTLRAVELLYAIFCLDMQQLTLTLLGHILPNLLTDSSKWHTLMDPPGKALAKLSVWCALSSYSSHNKGQASARQKKRHREDIEDYISLFPLDDTRPSKLMRLLSSNEEDANILSSPNRSMSSSLSASQLHAVSMRDPLNRVLANLFLLISSILGSKTAGTHTQFVQWFMEECVDCLEQGSHGSILQFMPFTMVSELVKVSTMSSPKIVLAITDLGLPLGRRVAAKAIAAL; encoded by the exons AAGCTCTGCTCGAGCAGGCGATGATCGGGCCGTCTCCGAACCCACTCATCTTGTCCTACCTGAAATACGCTATCAGCTCCCAG ATGGTGTCTTATTCCACGGTGCTGACGGCCATCAGCAAG TTTGACGACTTCTCCCGGGACCTGTGTGTGCAGTCGCTGCTGGAGATCATGGACATGTTCTGCGACCGCCTCAG CTGCCATGGCAGGGCAGAGGAGTGCATTGGTTTGTGCCGGGCACTGATGAGTGCCTTGAACTGGCTCCTGCGCTGCGCGGCCTTCTATGCCGAGAAGGTGAaggagatgctggagcaggtggcagcagaggggcagatgAAGATGTGCCTGGAACGGCTGGAGAAAATGCTGGGCAGCACCAAGAACCGAGCCCTGATCCACATTGCCCAGCTGGAGGAGACGT CCTCCTGGAATGCCGTAGAGCAATCCCTCCTCAAGCTAGAGGAAAGTCTGAATGGCCTCAGCAACTCTGCGCTGCGAAGCCAAGCTGATGACTGCATATCCCTCATCAAGAG CATCCCCACCATGCTATCAGTTCgctctgagcagctgaacaAGACTGGCTTCCCCACTGTGcatgctgtggtgctgctggaggggacCATGAACCTCACAGGAGAGATCCAGCCTCTGGTGGAGCAGCTGATGATGGTGAAGAGGATGCAG CGCATCCCCTCCCCGCTCTTCATGCTGGAGATCTGGAAGGCGTGTTTTGTGGGCCTCATCGAGTCCCCAGAGGGCACAGAGGAGCTGAAGTGGACAGCCTTTACCTTCCTGAAG ATCCCTCAGGTCCTGGTTGAACTGAAGAACTATCCCCATGGGGATAAG GATTTCACAGAGGATGTGAACTGCGCCTTCGAGTTCCTGCTGAAGCTGACCCCGCTGCTTGACAAAGCAGATCAACGATGCAA ctgcaaCTGCATGAGTCTGCTCCTGCAGGAGTGCAGCAAACAGGGGCTGCTCTCCGAAGCCAACATGACCAACCTGACTGAAAAACG CAAAGCAGACAGGGAAGATGCTCCACAGTTGCAGTCGGCAGAGAACGCCAACATCCAGCCAAACCCCAGGCTCATCCTGAGGGCCGAGCCGACTGTCACCAACATCCTGAAG acCATGGATGCAGATCACTCCAAATCCCCCGAGGGCCTGCTGGGGGTCCTGGGTCACATGCTGTCTGGGAAAAGCTTGgacctgctgctggcagcagcagcagcaacgGGCAAACTGAAATCCTTTGCTTGGAAGTTCATCAA GCTGAATGAATTCACCAAGCACATCAGTACGGAAAACT CCAAATCCGCCCCGGTTCGGGCCCTTCTCTTTGACATCTCGTTCCTCATGCTGTGCCATGTGGCCCAGACCTACGGCTCGGAG GTGATCCTGTCAGAGTCGAGGCCAGCAGATGAGGTGCCCTTCTTTGAGACGTGGATGCTGACCTGCATGCCCGAGGAGGGCAAGATCCTCAACCCTGACCATCCCTGCTTCCGCCCTGACTCCACCAAGGTGGAATCCCTCGTCGCCCTCCTCAACAACTCCTCTGAGATGAAGCTGGT GCAGATGAATTGGCACGAGGTGTGTCTGAGCATCTCAGCTGCCATCCTGGAGATCCTCAATGCCTGGGAGAACAGTGTGCTCACCTTCGAGTCCATCCAG AAAATCACAGACAACATCAAGGGCAAGGTGTGCAGCATGGCAGTGTGTGCCGTGGCCTGGCTGGTCGCCCACGTCCGCATGCTGGGCTTGGATGAGCGTGAGAAATCCCTGCAGATGATCCGGCAATTGGCCACCCCGCTGTACGGAGACAACACGCTGCAGTTCTACAACGAGCG TGTGGTGATCATGAGCTCCATCCTGGAGCACATGTGTGCGGATGTCCTGCAGCAGACGGCCACGCAGATCAAGTTCCCCTCCACGGGCATGGACACCATCCCATACTGGAACCTGCTCCCCCCCAAGAAGCCCATCAAGGAGGTGCTGACGAGTGTGTTCACCAAGGTGCTGGAGAAGGGCTGGGTCGACAGTCACTCCATCCACATCTTTGACACCCTGCTGCACATGGGAGGCGTCTACTGGTTCTGCAACAACCTGGTCAAG gagctgctgaaggagaCACGGAAGGAGCACACGCTGCgagctgtggagctgctctATGCCATCTTCTGCCTGGACATGCAGCAACTGACACTGACCCTGCTGGGCCACATCCTGCCCAACCTGCTCACTGATTCCTCCAAGTGGCACACACTTATGGACCCTCCAGGGAAGGCTCTGGCTAA GCTCTCTGTCTGGTGTGCTCTGAGCTCCTATTCCTCCCACAACAAGGGCCAGGCGTCTGCCAGGCAGAAGAAGAGGCACCGAGAGGACATTGAG GACTACATCAGCCTGTTCCCGTTGGACGACACGCGGCCCTCCAAGCTCATGCGCCTGCTCAGCTCCAATGAGGAAGATGCCAACATCCTCTCCAGCCCCa ATCGCTCCATGAGCAGCTCCCTGTCTGCATCCCAGCTGCACGCTGTCAGCATGAGGGACCCTCTGAACAGAGTGCTGG CAAACCTCTTCCTGCTCATCTCCTCCATCCTGGGCTCCAAGACGGCTGGCACTCACACGCAGTTTGTGCAGTGGTTCATGGAGGAATGTGTGGACTGCCTGGAGCAGGGCAGCCACGGCAGCATCCTGCAGTTCATGCCTTTCACTATG GTTTCAGAGCTGGTGAAAGTATCCACCATGTCCAGTCCCAAAATCGTCCTGGCCATCACGGATCTGGGTCTGCCCCTGGGCCGCCGCGTCGCTGCCAAAGCCATCGCTGCACTGTGA